The Aedes aegypti strain LVP_AGWG chromosome 3, AaegL5.0 Primary Assembly, whole genome shotgun sequence genome contains a region encoding:
- the LOC5572523 gene encoding uncharacterized protein LOC5572523, with the protein MFKFLTILVLICATTKATSALNCSNCLDPYSCRSSPVATVECSEENVSLHHRLLGYPNPSLTASSSDPAGYKCFDVKLTYTSALTGSSVLVEEKGCTYAGTDLCNGWNTDITQVTRCSTCDSGDECNK; encoded by the exons atgttcaagttCTTGACCATTTTGGTACTTATTTGTGCTACAACCAAAG CCACCAGTGCCTTAAACTGCAGCAATTGCCTCGATCCCTACTCCTGTCGGTCTAGCCCTGTGGCAACGGTCGAGTGTTCCGAGGAGAACGTATCCCTTCACCACAGATTGCTGGGATACCCGAATCCAAGCCTGACAGCGTCCTCAAGCGATCCCGCCGGATACAAGTGTTTCGATGTTAAGCTGACCTACACCAGTGCGTTGACCGGAAGTAGCGTACTGGTCGAAGAGAAAGGATGCACCTATGCTGGAACAGATTTGTGCAACGGATGGAACACTGATATTACTCAGGTTACTCGCTGCAGCACTTG